The following coding sequences are from one Stigmatopora nigra isolate UIUO_SnigA chromosome 10, RoL_Snig_1.1, whole genome shotgun sequence window:
- the usp4 gene encoding ubiquitin carboxyl-terminal hydrolase 4 isoform X2 — protein sequence MAEGGGPDSGGSADSDPDMPTTSTDNQKQTIGSLLKTSLRKGDEWYLVDSRWFKQWKKYVGFDNWDMYNVGERSLYPGPVDNSGLFSDQDKQVLKQHLIDELDYVLVPTEAWTKLVSWYGCLGAQRPIVRRVVEHGMFVKHCKVEVYLLELNLCENDNMDNVVTRYFSKADTIDTINKEMRTLFSIPPEKETRLWNKYMSNTYEQLNKPDSSVQDAGLFPGQVLVIERKNEDGTWPRSSATPSRTFTTSPKLSSNSSASVSPTVTNGNSSCGAGYTLNNSASSGSRLGGYNSYNSSYNYKESQSQPGLCGLGNLGNTCFMNSAIQCLSNTSPLTEYFLNDQYEAEINRGNPLGMRGEIAEAYADLVKQMWLSRSSSVAPRTFKTQVGRFAPQFSGYQQQDSQELLAFLLDGLHEDLNRVKKKPYLAQRDADGRPDEIVATEAWTNHRLRNDSIIVDIFHGLFKSTLVCPECSKVSVTFDPFCYLTLPLPMKIDRSMEVILVRADPQCRPTQYRVVVHKLGTVMDLCSSLSRLCGIASENMVVADVYNRRFHKIYRKDDGLSQIMDKDEIYVYEVQEENGETMNLPVYFRERHSKQAGSSSSNMLFGQPLLVPVPRQNLIADVLYEKILQRIGRYVKQPQSGGNESRASASASFASCSQVRECSTSSGANASCSSPLSDGATCSASSSNGSNHSETCTETNGIHDGEEEAMDHQVSPEPQNGQSEEETSDLENGTIENEAKSSSQSSKLFSFSVVNSYGTANISPLPCDGNILKLNPHSTVAIDWDSDSKKMCYDEQEAEACEKHESMHQPPKKKATVALRECIELFTTMETLGAHDPWYCPTCKKHQRATKKFDLWSLPRILVVHLKRFSYNRCWRDKLDTVVDFPIRDLDMSEFLSDPKAGHHTYDLVAVSNHYGGMGGGHYTAYGKNKVDGKWYYFDDNSVSPSSEDQIVTKAAYVLFYQRREEEGLSKTEPSASLGGAPEPAEDEMDLN from the exons ATGGCCGAAGGAGGCGGACCCGACTCGGGCGGCTCGGCGGACTCCGACCCGGATATGCCAACCACATCTACGGATAACCAAAAACAGACTATTGGCTCGCTGCTTAAGACTTCACTGAGAAAAGGCGACGAATG GTATCTTGTGGACAGCCGCTGGTTCAAACAGTGGAAAAAATATGTGGGCTTCGACAACTGGGACATGTACAATGTTGGAGAGCGTAGCCTCTATCCAGGACCTGTTGATAACTCGGGCCTGTTTTCTG atCAGGACAAACAGGTATTGAAACAGCATCTCATTGATGAGCTGGACTATGTCCTCGTACCCACGGAGGCATGGACTAAGCTTGTTAGCTGGTATGGTTGCCTGGGTGCCCAAAGACCTATTGTTAGAAGG GTTGTTGAACATGGCATGTTTGTCAAACACTGCAAGGTGGAGGTCTACTTGCTAGAGCTGAACTTGTGTGAAAATGATAACATGGACAATGTGGTCACTCGGTACTTCAGTAAAGCTGACACTATTG ataCGATAAATAAAGAGATGAGGACATTATTCAGTATTCCACCGGAAAAAGAAACAAGGCTTTGGAACAAATATATGAGTAATACCTATGAGCAGTTGAACAAGCCTGACAGCAGTGTACAGGACGCTGGCCTCTTTCCTGGacag GTGCTTGTAATTGAGCGCAAAAATGAAGATGGAACCTGGCCAAG ATCCAGTGCAACCCCATCTAGGACATTCACCACCTCCCCAAAACTGTCCTCTAACTCGTCTGCCAGTGTCTCCCCAACGGTCACCAATGGAAACAGCAGCTGCGGGGCTGGTTACACGCTCAACAATAGTGCCTCGTCTGGCAGTAG ACTAGGAGGTTATAATTCCTACAACTCCTCCTACAACTACAAAGAATCCCAGTCCCAGCCTGGTCTATGTGGTCTCGGTAATCTAGGCAACACATGCTTCATGAACTCTGCTATCCAG TGCCTAAGCAATACGTCACCACTCACTGAATATTTCTTAAATGACCAGTATGAGGCTGAGATTAACCGAGGCAATCCACTGGGGATGCGAGGCGAGATTGCAGAGGCCTACGCTGATCTCGTAAAGCAGATGTGGCTCAGCCGCAGTAGTTCTGTGGCCCCACGCACTTTCAAA ACACAAGTGGGGCGCTTTGCTCCGCAGTTTTCAGGCTATCAGCAGCAGGATTCACAAGAACTGCTGGCCTTTCTGCTTGATGGGCTCCATGAAGATCTGAACCGTGTGAAGAAGAAGCCTTATTTGGCCCAAAGGGATGCTGATGGTCGTCCTGATGAG ATCGTCGCTACGGAAGCCTGGACAAACCACCGTTTACGCAACGACTCAATCATTGTCGATATCTTTCACGGCCTCTTCAAATCCACTCTGGTTTGTCCTGAGTGTTCAAAGGTGTCTGTGACCTTCGACCCTTTCTGCTACCTCACTTTGCCTCTGCCAATGAAGATCGACCGAAGTATGGAGGTCATCCTTGTGAGAGCTGACCCTCAGTGCAGACCCACTCAG TATCGAGTTGTGGTTCACAAACTGGGCACCGTAATGGATTTGTGCAGCTCCTTGTCGAGACTCTGTGGAATTGCTTCAGAAAAT ATGGTGGTGGCAGATGTTTATAATCGCAGGTTCCATAAAATTTACAGAAAGGATGATGGCCTCAGTCAAATTATGGATAAAGATGAGATATATGT ATATGAAGTGCAGGAGGAGAATGGCGAGACAATGAACCTGCCAGTTTATTTTAGAGAACGGCATTCAAAACAAGCTGGAAGCTCCTCCAGCAATATGCTGTTTGGACAGCCATTACTCGTCCCCGTACCCCGTCAGAACCTCATAGCGGACGTTCTTTACGAAAAGATCCTTCAGAGGATTGG GCGCTATGTAAAACAGCCGCAGAGTGGTGGAAATGAAAGTAGAGCTTCGGCTTCGGCCTCCTTTGCCAGCTGCAGTCAAGTTCGTGAGTGTTCCACATCATCCGGTGCCAATGCCAGTTGCAGCAGTCCCCTGTCAGATGGGGCAACATGCAGTGCCAGTTCAAGTAATGGCAGTAACCACTCAGAAACTTGCACTGAAACTAATGGAATACATGATG GGGAGGAGGAAGCAATGGATCACCAGGTGAGTCCAGAGCCACAGAACGGCCAATCTGAGGAGGAGACTTCTGATTTGGAAAACGGGACAATTGAGAACGAAGCCAAGTCGAGCTCCCAATCGTCCAAACTCTTTAGCTTCAGTGTTGTCAACTCTTATGGAACAGCCAACATCAGCCCTCTGCCATGTGATGGAAACATCCTCAAACTTAATc CACATTCCACTGTGGCTATTGATTGGGACTCTGACTCTAAGAAGATGTGTTATGATGAGCAGGAAGCAGAG gCATGTGAAAAGCATGAGAGCATGCACCAGCCTCCCAAAAAGAAAGCCACTGTTGCTCTGAGAGAATGCATCGAGCTCTTTACAACCATGGAGACCCTTGGAGCTCATGATCCATG GTATTGTCCCACATGCAAGAAACATCAGCGGGCTACGAAAAAATTTGACCTGTGGTCATTGCCTCGTATCCTGGTTGTTCACCTAAAGCGCTTCTCTTACAACAGGTGCTggagggacaaattggacacagTGGTTGATTTTCCCATCAG GGATTTGGACATGTCAGAATTTCTATCTGACCCCAAAGCTGGTCATCACACATATGATCTTGTCGCTGTGTCCAATCACTACGGAGGAATGGGAGGAGGTCATT ACACTGCGTACGGCAAGAATAAAGTGGATGGAAAGTGGTATTACTTTGACGACAACAGTGTCTCGCCTTCTTCGGAGGACCAGATTGTG ACTAAAGCAGCCTATGTGCTATTCTATCAGCGGAGGGAAGAAGAAGGCCTCAGCAAAACGGAGCCTTCTGCGTCCCTGGGAGGAGCCCCCGAACCTGCCGAGGACGAGATGGACTTAAATTGA
- the usp4 gene encoding ubiquitin carboxyl-terminal hydrolase 4 isoform X1, with protein sequence MAEGGGPDSGGSADSDPDMPTTSTDNQKQTIGSLLKTSLRKGDEWYLVDSRWFKQWKKYVGFDNWDMYNVGERSLYPGPVDNSGLFSDQDKQVLKQHLIDELDYVLVPTEAWTKLVSWYGCLGAQRPIVRRVVEHGMFVKHCKVEVYLLELNLCENDNMDNVVTRYFSKADTIDTINKEMRTLFSIPPEKETRLWNKYMSNTYEQLNKPDSSVQDAGLFPGQVLVIERKNEDGTWPRQASHSKSSATPSRTFTTSPKLSSNSSASVSPTVTNGNSSCGAGYTLNNSASSGSRLGGYNSYNSSYNYKESQSQPGLCGLGNLGNTCFMNSAIQCLSNTSPLTEYFLNDQYEAEINRGNPLGMRGEIAEAYADLVKQMWLSRSSSVAPRTFKTQVGRFAPQFSGYQQQDSQELLAFLLDGLHEDLNRVKKKPYLAQRDADGRPDEIVATEAWTNHRLRNDSIIVDIFHGLFKSTLVCPECSKVSVTFDPFCYLTLPLPMKIDRSMEVILVRADPQCRPTQYRVVVHKLGTVMDLCSSLSRLCGIASENMVVADVYNRRFHKIYRKDDGLSQIMDKDEIYVYEVQEENGETMNLPVYFRERHSKQAGSSSSNMLFGQPLLVPVPRQNLIADVLYEKILQRIGRYVKQPQSGGNESRASASASFASCSQVRECSTSSGANASCSSPLSDGATCSASSSNGSNHSETCTETNGIHDGEEEAMDHQVSPEPQNGQSEEETSDLENGTIENEAKSSSQSSKLFSFSVVNSYGTANISPLPCDGNILKLNPHSTVAIDWDSDSKKMCYDEQEAEACEKHESMHQPPKKKATVALRECIELFTTMETLGAHDPWYCPTCKKHQRATKKFDLWSLPRILVVHLKRFSYNRCWRDKLDTVVDFPIRDLDMSEFLSDPKAGHHTYDLVAVSNHYGGMGGGHYTAYGKNKVDGKWYYFDDNSVSPSSEDQIVTKAAYVLFYQRREEEGLSKTEPSASLGGAPEPAEDEMDLN encoded by the exons ATGGCCGAAGGAGGCGGACCCGACTCGGGCGGCTCGGCGGACTCCGACCCGGATATGCCAACCACATCTACGGATAACCAAAAACAGACTATTGGCTCGCTGCTTAAGACTTCACTGAGAAAAGGCGACGAATG GTATCTTGTGGACAGCCGCTGGTTCAAACAGTGGAAAAAATATGTGGGCTTCGACAACTGGGACATGTACAATGTTGGAGAGCGTAGCCTCTATCCAGGACCTGTTGATAACTCGGGCCTGTTTTCTG atCAGGACAAACAGGTATTGAAACAGCATCTCATTGATGAGCTGGACTATGTCCTCGTACCCACGGAGGCATGGACTAAGCTTGTTAGCTGGTATGGTTGCCTGGGTGCCCAAAGACCTATTGTTAGAAGG GTTGTTGAACATGGCATGTTTGTCAAACACTGCAAGGTGGAGGTCTACTTGCTAGAGCTGAACTTGTGTGAAAATGATAACATGGACAATGTGGTCACTCGGTACTTCAGTAAAGCTGACACTATTG ataCGATAAATAAAGAGATGAGGACATTATTCAGTATTCCACCGGAAAAAGAAACAAGGCTTTGGAACAAATATATGAGTAATACCTATGAGCAGTTGAACAAGCCTGACAGCAGTGTACAGGACGCTGGCCTCTTTCCTGGacag GTGCTTGTAATTGAGCGCAAAAATGAAGATGGAACCTGGCCAAGGCAAGCCTCTCATTCCAA ATCCAGTGCAACCCCATCTAGGACATTCACCACCTCCCCAAAACTGTCCTCTAACTCGTCTGCCAGTGTCTCCCCAACGGTCACCAATGGAAACAGCAGCTGCGGGGCTGGTTACACGCTCAACAATAGTGCCTCGTCTGGCAGTAG ACTAGGAGGTTATAATTCCTACAACTCCTCCTACAACTACAAAGAATCCCAGTCCCAGCCTGGTCTATGTGGTCTCGGTAATCTAGGCAACACATGCTTCATGAACTCTGCTATCCAG TGCCTAAGCAATACGTCACCACTCACTGAATATTTCTTAAATGACCAGTATGAGGCTGAGATTAACCGAGGCAATCCACTGGGGATGCGAGGCGAGATTGCAGAGGCCTACGCTGATCTCGTAAAGCAGATGTGGCTCAGCCGCAGTAGTTCTGTGGCCCCACGCACTTTCAAA ACACAAGTGGGGCGCTTTGCTCCGCAGTTTTCAGGCTATCAGCAGCAGGATTCACAAGAACTGCTGGCCTTTCTGCTTGATGGGCTCCATGAAGATCTGAACCGTGTGAAGAAGAAGCCTTATTTGGCCCAAAGGGATGCTGATGGTCGTCCTGATGAG ATCGTCGCTACGGAAGCCTGGACAAACCACCGTTTACGCAACGACTCAATCATTGTCGATATCTTTCACGGCCTCTTCAAATCCACTCTGGTTTGTCCTGAGTGTTCAAAGGTGTCTGTGACCTTCGACCCTTTCTGCTACCTCACTTTGCCTCTGCCAATGAAGATCGACCGAAGTATGGAGGTCATCCTTGTGAGAGCTGACCCTCAGTGCAGACCCACTCAG TATCGAGTTGTGGTTCACAAACTGGGCACCGTAATGGATTTGTGCAGCTCCTTGTCGAGACTCTGTGGAATTGCTTCAGAAAAT ATGGTGGTGGCAGATGTTTATAATCGCAGGTTCCATAAAATTTACAGAAAGGATGATGGCCTCAGTCAAATTATGGATAAAGATGAGATATATGT ATATGAAGTGCAGGAGGAGAATGGCGAGACAATGAACCTGCCAGTTTATTTTAGAGAACGGCATTCAAAACAAGCTGGAAGCTCCTCCAGCAATATGCTGTTTGGACAGCCATTACTCGTCCCCGTACCCCGTCAGAACCTCATAGCGGACGTTCTTTACGAAAAGATCCTTCAGAGGATTGG GCGCTATGTAAAACAGCCGCAGAGTGGTGGAAATGAAAGTAGAGCTTCGGCTTCGGCCTCCTTTGCCAGCTGCAGTCAAGTTCGTGAGTGTTCCACATCATCCGGTGCCAATGCCAGTTGCAGCAGTCCCCTGTCAGATGGGGCAACATGCAGTGCCAGTTCAAGTAATGGCAGTAACCACTCAGAAACTTGCACTGAAACTAATGGAATACATGATG GGGAGGAGGAAGCAATGGATCACCAGGTGAGTCCAGAGCCACAGAACGGCCAATCTGAGGAGGAGACTTCTGATTTGGAAAACGGGACAATTGAGAACGAAGCCAAGTCGAGCTCCCAATCGTCCAAACTCTTTAGCTTCAGTGTTGTCAACTCTTATGGAACAGCCAACATCAGCCCTCTGCCATGTGATGGAAACATCCTCAAACTTAATc CACATTCCACTGTGGCTATTGATTGGGACTCTGACTCTAAGAAGATGTGTTATGATGAGCAGGAAGCAGAG gCATGTGAAAAGCATGAGAGCATGCACCAGCCTCCCAAAAAGAAAGCCACTGTTGCTCTGAGAGAATGCATCGAGCTCTTTACAACCATGGAGACCCTTGGAGCTCATGATCCATG GTATTGTCCCACATGCAAGAAACATCAGCGGGCTACGAAAAAATTTGACCTGTGGTCATTGCCTCGTATCCTGGTTGTTCACCTAAAGCGCTTCTCTTACAACAGGTGCTggagggacaaattggacacagTGGTTGATTTTCCCATCAG GGATTTGGACATGTCAGAATTTCTATCTGACCCCAAAGCTGGTCATCACACATATGATCTTGTCGCTGTGTCCAATCACTACGGAGGAATGGGAGGAGGTCATT ACACTGCGTACGGCAAGAATAAAGTGGATGGAAAGTGGTATTACTTTGACGACAACAGTGTCTCGCCTTCTTCGGAGGACCAGATTGTG ACTAAAGCAGCCTATGTGCTATTCTATCAGCGGAGGGAAGAAGAAGGCCTCAGCAAAACGGAGCCTTCTGCGTCCCTGGGAGGAGCCCCCGAACCTGCCGAGGACGAGATGGACTTAAATTGA
- the emc3 gene encoding ER membrane protein complex subunit 3, producing the protein MAEPELLLDSNIRLWVVLPIVFITFLVGVIRHYVSILLQSDKKLTLEQVSDSQVLIRSRILRENGKYIPKQSFLMRKFYFNNQEDGFFKKTKRKVVPPSPMTDPSMLTDMMKGNVTNVLPMILIGGWINWTFSGFVTTKVPFPLTLRFKPMLQQGIELLSLDASWVSSASWYFLNVFGLRSMYSLILGQDNGADQSRIMQEQMSGAAMAMPADTNKAFKAEWEALELTDHSWALESVEEDLMSMELDFDGMFNKELPTGIF; encoded by the exons ATGGCTGAGCCAGAGCTTCTGCTGGACTCCAACATCCGACTATGGGTGGTGTTGCCAATTGTTTTCATCACCTTTCTGGTTGGCGTCATACGTCACTATGTGTCCATCCTTCTACAAAGTGATAAGAAATTGACTTTGGAGCAGGTGTCAGACAG TCAGGTTCTCATCCGGAGCAGAATCCTgagagaaaatggaaaatatattcCCAAGCAA TCGTTTTTAATGAGGAAATTCTACTTCAATAATCAAGAAGATGGATTcttcaagaaaacaaaaaggaaggTTGTTCCACCCTCACCAATGACTG ATCCCAGTATGCTGACAGACATGATGAAAGGAAACGTTACTAACGTACTTCCCATGATCCTTATCGGTGGCTGGATCAACTGGACCTTTTCGGGATTTGTAACAA CTAAGGTGCCCTTCCCTCTCACACTGAGATTCAAACCTATGCTGCAACAAGGAATAGAACTCCTGTCATTGGATGCTTCATG ggtGAGTTCAGCATCATGGTACTTCCTAAATGTCTTTGGACTGAGAAGCATGTACTCATTAATCCTTGGCCAGGACAATG GTGCAGATCAGTCAAGGATCATGCAGGAACAGATGAGTGGGGCTGCCATGGCCATGCCTGCAGACACAAATAAAGCTTTTAAG GCAGAGTGGGAGGCCCTGGAATTGACTGATCATTCGTGGGCGCTGGAGTCTGTGGAAGAAGATCTCATGAGTATGGAGCTGGACTTTGATGGAATGTTTAACAAGGAACTGCCCACTGGTATATTCTGA
- the LOC144203694 gene encoding RNA-binding protein 5-like: MGSDKRPSRGERSGRYGSDGSRDEPQSRDRHGRDSERDYKRKWDDRSRDHYDDSRDSRDSRERGRKRHNSDRSDDEYDGDYGDHDYRTEHDPDDEEEEENKTIMLRGLSLQVTEEDIRSALEQMPGPQPVDVRLMKKRTGISRGFAFVDFYHLQDSTQWMETNQNKLVIQGRNIAVHYSTRKQRFDNWLCSTCGLYNFRKRLKCFRCGATKTDGDTVASSNAESQQPWEYSADTIILRNLPPICSVDEILKILAPFANLSPSNIRLIKDKQTGQNRGFSFVQLSSPLEASQLLTILQSLQPPLKMDGKTIAVDYAKSARKESSHADAIRNSALSVASTAIAAAQWSSSQLKQGSGAVTGVINTPESLAHQAQNFQVWQQQTEGLPPVIGDGLLGAAPGINNMLPAGVVLPQVFQPVLINQAATHLAGALDPTQLASTFGTASLVPAAAANIAHRNIGTAGPDTSTYQYDESSGYYYDPNTGLYYDPNSQYYYNAETQQYVYWDSDKNAYVPAPSATETTNSAGGSSTSNTSSKEPKEKKEKPKSKSAQQIAKDMERWAKTLNKQKESYKTNVQIAGTSSNEEKKEAPDACFSIFEKKQMATFEMPSLLTEQFHITEQEPPVKSEPIVTTDRDSDPEEGGSDQKMDNSIKITDWAKMVCLLCRRQFPNKEALLRHQQLSDLHKQNLEIHRRSQLSEAELEDLERKETELKYRDRAAERREKYGIPEPPKKHLKTTKRPPPTIHYDQPTKDGLTSDNIGNKMLQAMGWQEGKGLGRHQQGITVPISASMRTKGTGLGVKGSTLDVPTTGNYKDAVRKAMFARFSDMD; this comes from the exons ATGGGATCTGATAAAAg GCCCAGTCGAGGAGAACGCAGTGGTAGATATGGATCAGATGGCTCAAGAGATGAGCCACAATCACGTGACAGACATGGTCGTGATTCTGAAAGGGATTATAAGCGAAAATGGGATGACAGATCCAGAGATCACTATGACGACAGCAGAGACAGCAGAGACAGTAGAGAG AGAGGTCGCAAACGTCACAACAGTGACAGATCAGATGATGAATACGACGGCGACTATGGAGACCACGACTACAGAACAGAACACGACCCAgacgacgaagaggaggaggagaacaagACAATCATGCTCAGGGGTCTCTCTCTCCAGGTTACAGAGGAAGAT ATCCGCTCAGCATTGGAGCAGATGCCCGGTCCTCAACCCGTGGATGTCCgcttaatgaaaaaaaggactg GTATAAGCCGAGGTTTCGCCTTCGTGGACTTTTATCACTTGCAAGATTCTACCCAGTGGATGGAGACCAATCAG AATAAGCTGGTGATCCAGGGAAGAAACATCGCAGTGCACTATAGTACCAGAAAGCAGAGGTTTGACAACTGGCTTTGCAGCACT TGTGGCCTTTACAATTTCCGGAAGAGGTTAAAGTGTTTCAGATGTGGGGCAACTAAAACTG ATGGAGATACAGTCGCCAGTTCAAATGCAGAGTCTCAACAGCCTTGGGAATACAGTGCGGACA CAATAATTTTGAGGAACCTTCCCCCCATATGCTCTGTTGATGAGATTTTGAAGATTTTGGCTCCATTTGCAAATTTGTCTCCATCCAACATCCGCCTAATCAAAGACAAGCAGACAGGACAGAACCGAGGCTTTAGCTTTGTTCAACTCTCCTCTCCCCTG gAAGCTTCACAGTTGCTCACTATTCTTCAAAGCCTCCAACCACCTCTGAAAATGGATGGGAAAACAATTGCAGTGGATTATGCCAAGAGTGCGAGAAA AGAGTCTTCACATGCAGATGCGATCAGAAATAGCGCACTTTCAGTTGCTAGCACAGCCATAGCTGCAGCCCAGTGGTCATCCAGCCAG TTAAAGCAAGGTTCTGGTGCTGTCACCGGTGTCATCAACACTCCAGAGAGCTTGGCACATCAAGCACAG AATTTTCAAGTGTGGCAGCAACAAACTGAAGGATTGCCTCCTGTCATTGGTGATGGATTGCTTGGAG CTGCTCCTGGGATAAATAATATGCTACCCGCAGGTGTTGTCTTGCCTCAAGTTTTTCAACCCGTCCTTATTAACCAGGCTGCCACACAT TTGGCAGGTGCATTAGATCCAACCCAACTGGCTTCTACCTTTGGTACAGCGTCACTGGTCCCTGCAGCAGCAGCAAATATTGCTCACCGAAACATTGGAACTG CTGGCCCAGACACGTCCACATACCAGTATGATGAGTCTTCTGGTTACTACTATGATCCGAACACTGGACTGTACTATGACCCCAATAGTCAG TATTACTACAACGCGGAGACGCAGCAGTACGTTTACTGGGACAGTGACAAAAACGCTTATGTCCCTGCGCCGTCTGCAACGGAAACAACAAACTCTGCTGGTGGTTCATCTACTTCAAACACTAGCAGCAAGGAGcccaaagagaaaaaagaaaagcccAAAAGCAAGTCAGCACAGCAG atTGCAAAGGATATGGAGCGCTGGGCTAAGACCTTAAATAAGCAAAAGGAGAGTTATAAAACAAATGTACAAATAGCGGGAACATCGAGTAATGAAGAGAAGAAAGAGGCTCCTGATGCATGTTTCTCCATTTTTGAAAAGAAG CAAATGGCCACGTTTGAGATGCCGTCCCTCCTCACCGAACAATTCCACATCACAGAACAGGAGCCTCCAGTGAAG AGTGAGCCAATTGTCACCACCGACAGGGACAGCGACCCAGAGGAGGGCGGATCGGATCAGAAAATGGACAATAGCATCAAAATAACTGACTGGGCCAAAATGGTTTGCCTCTTGTGTCGCCGTCAGTTCCCCAATAAAGAGGCTCTGCTTCGTCACCAGCAGCTTTCTGACCTTCACAAG CAAAACCTGGAAATCCACAGAAGATCACAGCTTTCTGAAGCTGAATTGGAGGATCTAGAGAGGAAAGAGACTGAG TTGAAATACAGAGACCGGGCTGCAGAGAGGAGAGAGAAGTACGGCATTCCGGAACCTCCTAAGAAACACTTGAAAACCACAAAGCGGCCTCCCCCAACAAT CCATTACGATCAGCCGACCAAAGATGGCCTAACGAGTGATAACATCGGGAACAAGATGCTGCAAGCCATGGGCTGGCAGGAAGGGAAAGGCCTAGGACGCCACCAACAGGGCATTACTGTTCCCATATCG GCTTCCATGAGGACAAAGGGCACTGGCTTGGGAGTTAAGGGGAGCACCTTAGACGTGCCGACAACAGGAAACTACAAAGATGCTGTCCGTAAAGCCATGTTTGCGCGCTTCTCTGACATGGATTGA